The following are from one region of the Halodesulfovibrio sp. MK-HDV genome:
- a CDS encoding NAD(P)/FAD-dependent oxidoreductase, with translation MAEYDFDLIIIGSGAAGLTIASGAAQLGVKVLLIEKEKQMGGDCLHYGCVPSKTLIKCAKVRHQMSKAESYGLPAPKLDPVDFSKISAHIKSVIETIQPHDSPERFESLGAVVRFGIASFTDAHTIALAPQDGGTPEHISGKIIVIAAGSTPSAPPFKGLDQVEYLTNETVFFQQSLPPKLTVIGGGPIAVEMAQSLHRLGSQVTLLQRSANILSKEDADMAEVVEQSLREDGINVITNSSIEEITKDGDQISVHYGTKEHPAQKVTSDNLLVALGRTPSVHALNLENAGVEFSKKGIPVDEKMRTNVPHIYAVGDITGKYQFTHAAGYEGGIVIANAVFKMPRKADYTLIPWVTYCDPELASIGYNEKRAKDAEIEYTVRTEEFASNDRALAENQPEGKLKLLQDNKGRVIGVQIVGIHAGELINEWVAILGGKVKLSTLAGAIHPYPTLGEINKKVAGSILSEKVFSPFTRKVLRTLFKYRGKA, from the coding sequence ATGGCAGAATACGATTTTGATCTCATCATCATCGGCAGCGGCGCAGCCGGATTAACCATTGCGTCCGGCGCTGCACAACTTGGTGTTAAAGTTCTACTTATCGAAAAAGAAAAACAGATGGGTGGCGACTGCCTGCATTACGGTTGCGTGCCAAGCAAGACGCTCATAAAATGCGCCAAAGTACGCCATCAAATGTCCAAAGCAGAAAGCTACGGGCTTCCCGCTCCAAAGCTTGACCCTGTCGATTTCTCAAAAATTTCAGCGCACATTAAATCTGTCATAGAAACAATCCAGCCACATGATTCACCTGAGCGTTTTGAAAGCCTCGGTGCAGTTGTGCGCTTCGGCATTGCTTCCTTTACTGATGCGCACACAATCGCCCTTGCTCCGCAAGACGGTGGAACACCAGAGCACATATCCGGCAAAATTATTGTCATAGCAGCAGGCTCTACGCCATCTGCACCACCGTTCAAAGGGTTGGATCAAGTAGAATATCTCACAAATGAAACAGTCTTTTTTCAACAGTCATTACCGCCGAAGCTCACAGTAATCGGCGGTGGCCCCATAGCCGTGGAAATGGCACAGTCTCTACACCGGCTCGGGTCTCAAGTGACCCTGCTCCAGCGCTCCGCCAACATTCTTTCAAAAGAAGACGCGGACATGGCAGAAGTTGTCGAGCAATCCCTGCGCGAAGATGGTATCAACGTCATAACCAACAGCAGTATTGAAGAGATCACCAAAGACGGTGATCAAATCTCCGTTCATTACGGAACCAAAGAGCATCCAGCACAAAAAGTCACCAGTGACAATTTGCTCGTAGCTCTAGGCAGAACACCTTCAGTACATGCGCTTAATCTTGAGAATGCAGGCGTTGAATTTTCTAAAAAGGGCATTCCTGTTGACGAGAAAATGCGTACAAACGTGCCGCACATCTATGCAGTTGGTGACATAACCGGCAAGTACCAGTTCACTCACGCCGCAGGATACGAAGGTGGCATTGTCATCGCCAATGCTGTGTTCAAAATGCCGCGCAAAGCCGATTACACACTCATACCGTGGGTCACCTACTGCGACCCCGAACTCGCATCCATCGGTTACAATGAAAAACGCGCAAAAGATGCAGAAATAGAATACACCGTCCGTACAGAAGAGTTTGCATCAAACGATCGCGCGCTCGCTGAAAACCAGCCAGAAGGCAAGCTCAAGTTATTACAAGACAACAAAGGGCGCGTCATAGGCGTTCAAATCGTCGGAATACACGCAGGTGAGCTCATTAACGAATGGGTCGCCATCCTTGGCGGCAAAGTGAAGCTATCTACCCTAGCAGGCGCCATCCACCCGTATCCGACGCTCGGCGAAATTAACAAGAAAGTCGCCGGTTCCATACTGAGCGAAAAAGTTTTCTCTCCGTTCACACGCAAGGTGCTCCGCACTCTGTTTAAATATCGCGGCAAAGCCTAA
- a CDS encoding TVP38/TMEM64 family protein: MTAIQAKRIGIVTTIALILAIVWYFNLTDYLTLEYVKAKQDAFRMLYGENMFLVVGGFILLYILVTALSIPGAAIMTLAAGGLFGFWTALIAVSFASTIGATLACFASRYILKDWVQNTFGSKIAKINEGVEKEGAFYLFTLRLVPIFPFFAVNLVMGITSLPLRTYFWVSQLGMLPGTAVFVNAGKQLATINDVSDVLHPIHLISFALLGIFPLIAKYLLKFIRKIKESK; the protein is encoded by the coding sequence ATGACAGCAATTCAGGCAAAACGGATCGGCATCGTTACGACTATTGCGTTAATACTTGCGATAGTCTGGTACTTCAACCTCACTGATTATCTCACACTTGAATACGTCAAGGCCAAACAAGATGCGTTCCGAATGTTGTATGGGGAAAACATGTTCCTCGTAGTAGGCGGATTCATCCTCCTCTATATCCTTGTTACAGCTTTATCCATACCGGGTGCAGCGATAATGACGCTTGCCGCAGGTGGCTTGTTCGGGTTCTGGACAGCCCTTATTGCTGTCTCATTTGCATCTACTATCGGCGCAACACTCGCCTGTTTTGCATCCCGTTATATTCTGAAAGACTGGGTTCAAAATACGTTCGGCAGCAAAATCGCTAAAATCAATGAAGGCGTAGAAAAGGAAGGTGCATTTTACCTCTTTACGTTGCGCCTTGTGCCAATATTTCCATTCTTCGCAGTAAACTTAGTCATGGGCATCACAAGCCTGCCACTACGGACATACTTCTGGGTATCACAGCTGGGAATGCTACCGGGCACAGCTGTATTTGTTAACGCAGGCAAACAACTTGCTACTATTAATGATGTTTCAGACGTCCTTCATCCTATCCACTTAATCTCCTTTGCCCTTCTCGGAATTTTCCCTCTTATCGCGAAATATCTTTTAAAATTTATCCGCAAAATAAAAGAGAGCAAATAA
- a CDS encoding glucokinase — MKRILAADIGGTNSRFAAFTVRGKTISHDRSIWLSTSAADSFVHLLELLASSNFELQPGKADAVVFGVAGPVIDGFKCDPPNIAWDIDLNEVPKKLCCNNALLINDFLAQAYSTFTPAFEDAIEVIAGDPVQNCPIAILGAGTGLGKSLLIPNGTGKYLPVPSEGGHSVFPFTNKEEAEYADFLRAKLGCEKVIQDYILSGSGLAHLFEFHTGEIAPSHKVVAHFSEYPVVLEWFSRFYGRICHNFVLDTFALGGLYITGGIAAGNPVVVKHNEFEKSFRDCEQYHNMLCNVPIKLNQNEEAGLWGAAQYGADHLTHKATPRPTVEGK, encoded by the coding sequence ATGAAACGCATATTAGCCGCTGACATTGGCGGAACAAACAGCCGCTTCGCGGCATTTACTGTACGTGGAAAAACGATAAGTCATGACCGTAGCATTTGGCTTTCTACAAGTGCTGCGGATAGTTTTGTGCATTTACTGGAATTATTGGCAAGTTCCAACTTTGAACTACAACCGGGCAAAGCAGATGCGGTCGTCTTTGGCGTTGCAGGCCCTGTTATAGACGGGTTCAAATGTGATCCACCGAACATTGCATGGGATATTGATCTCAACGAAGTGCCCAAAAAACTGTGCTGCAACAATGCACTGTTGATTAACGACTTTCTTGCACAAGCCTACTCAACATTTACCCCTGCTTTTGAAGACGCCATAGAGGTAATTGCCGGAGATCCTGTTCAAAACTGCCCTATAGCAATTCTTGGGGCAGGTACCGGTCTTGGTAAATCTTTGCTTATTCCCAACGGCACCGGAAAATATCTGCCCGTACCGTCCGAAGGCGGGCACAGTGTTTTTCCGTTTACCAACAAAGAGGAAGCGGAATACGCAGATTTTCTACGTGCAAAACTTGGCTGCGAAAAAGTCATTCAAGACTATATACTTTCCGGCTCCGGCCTTGCTCATCTTTTTGAATTCCACACTGGCGAAATTGCGCCATCTCATAAAGTGGTAGCGCACTTTTCTGAATATCCAGTTGTGCTGGAATGGTTTTCGCGATTCTATGGCAGAATATGTCATAACTTTGTGCTCGATACTTTTGCACTTGGCGGTTTGTACATTACAGGTGGCATCGCTGCTGGAAACCCTGTAGTTGTTAAACATAATGAGTTTGAAAAGTCGTTCCGCGACTGCGAGCAATATCACAACATGCTTTGCAATGTTCCCATAAAACTTAACCAGAATGAAGAAGCCGGACTATGGGGAGCTGCTCAATACGGGGCAGACCATCTCACGCATAAAGCTACCCCGCGCCCAACAGTCGAAGGAAAATAA
- the hisA gene encoding 1-(5-phosphoribosyl)-5-[(5-phosphoribosylamino)methylideneamino]imidazole-4-carboxamide isomerase, with protein sequence MIIFPAVDIKGGQAVRLKQGKADQETVFSSDPVAMAKKWQEQGGKWLHVIDLDGAFSGEPVNRELIKNICSSVDMPVQLGGGIRDLETAKAYLDAGVSRLIIGTIALTEPELFGSICKTFPGKIGVSLDAEGGILKTKGWVEDSGLTIYDVLPRMEEQGVAFIIYTDIDRDGMQTGVNLPALTKLVQTSSVPVIAAGGVATLDDIKALYPLTKEANLEGAISGKAIYTGTLDLKEASDWIATQD encoded by the coding sequence GTGATAATTTTTCCTGCTGTAGACATTAAAGGCGGACAAGCAGTTCGTCTTAAACAGGGTAAAGCCGATCAGGAAACAGTGTTTTCCTCCGATCCGGTAGCAATGGCAAAGAAATGGCAGGAACAAGGCGGTAAATGGCTCCATGTAATTGATCTTGATGGTGCTTTTTCCGGCGAACCAGTTAACCGCGAGCTTATTAAAAATATTTGCTCCAGTGTTGATATGCCTGTTCAGCTTGGCGGTGGTATTCGTGATCTGGAAACAGCTAAAGCATATCTTGATGCTGGTGTTTCCCGTCTGATCATTGGAACAATCGCACTGACCGAACCAGAACTGTTCGGCTCTATCTGCAAAACATTTCCGGGTAAAATCGGCGTGTCTCTTGATGCAGAAGGCGGCATATTAAAAACTAAAGGCTGGGTAGAAGACAGCGGCCTTACAATCTACGATGTTCTTCCACGCATGGAAGAGCAAGGCGTAGCATTCATCATCTACACCGACATTGACCGCGATGGTATGCAGACCGGAGTTAACCTCCCTGCACTTACCAAGCTGGTACAGACTTCTTCTGTTCCGGTTATCGCAGCAGGCGGCGTAGCTACACTTGATGATATCAAGGCACTCTACCCGCTTACAAAAGAAGCAAACCTTGAAGGCGCTATCTCCGGTAAGGCTATTTATACCGGAACTCTTGACCTTAAAGAGGCTTCCGACTGGATTGCAACTCAAGACTAG
- the hisB gene encoding imidazoleglycerol-phosphate dehydratase HisB: MTQRTATITRDTSETKVALTLTLDGTSNADVKTGWGFADHMLTLIAFWGGFDLHIHCDGDLHVDAHHTLEDIGICFGNALREALGDRKGINRIGMAKVPMDESISEVNIDISGRPYLVYRGDDLLPPVIAGDESDLWREFFKSVSYGARINMHISYLYGKNGHHLLESACKGLGLALRMAASCDRNQLLSTKGSLD, encoded by the coding sequence ATGACTCAACGTACCGCAACCATTACAAGAGACACAAGTGAGACCAAAGTAGCACTTACTCTTACTCTGGACGGAACCAGCAATGCAGATGTGAAAACTGGTTGGGGATTTGCCGACCACATGCTCACTCTTATCGCATTCTGGGGCGGATTTGATCTCCATATTCATTGTGACGGAGATTTACACGTTGATGCACATCATACACTCGAAGACATTGGCATCTGCTTTGGTAATGCCCTCCGCGAAGCTCTTGGTGACCGAAAAGGCATCAACCGCATCGGCATGGCTAAAGTACCAATGGACGAATCAATATCTGAAGTGAACATCGACATTTCCGGCCGCCCTTACCTTGTCTACCGAGGCGACGACTTACTGCCTCCTGTTATTGCTGGAGATGAGTCAGACCTGTGGCGCGAATTTTTTAAATCAGTAAGCTATGGTGCAAGAATAAACATGCACATTTCTTACCTTTATGGTAAAAATGGACATCACCTGCTCGAATCAGCATGCAAGGGCTTAGGACTGGCATTGCGTATGGCTGCTTCTTGTGATCGAAACCAACTACTCAGCACCAAAGGGAGTCTCGATTAA
- the tatC gene encoding twin-arginine translocase subunit TatC, producing MSVDKKDDAQPSEADETASSNEHNENDESSSKIDDSDVREEGSDDSDPSAEMNFSDGPRPDRIEDHDDEDIDNTASEAQAASDGGDSNEEEQEPSDSVTLTDRIDAMEDEDEEDEEEEAMTLLQHLDELRVRLKRISFAIIIGCLACYSFAEQLFDYLVLPMVAVMPDQSSFIYTAPHEAFVTYLKVAALAGFFVSSPYIFYQIWAFIAPGLYEEERKYIVPIAFFSAACFIGGGAFAYFVVFPFAFEFFMSFNTGNIQAMLKLNEYLSFSMKLIFAFGLVFEMPLFALFLSRLGLVTATMMRKARKFAILFSFVLAALLTPPDVVSQLLMAGPLMILYEISIVIAAVFGKKRRSEKESDDSEDDDEAVAES from the coding sequence ATGAGCGTTGATAAAAAAGATGACGCTCAGCCTTCTGAAGCAGACGAAACTGCTTCCAGCAACGAGCACAATGAAAACGATGAGTCTTCCAGTAAGATTGATGATTCTGATGTGCGCGAAGAAGGAAGCGATGATTCTGACCCTTCTGCTGAGATGAACTTCTCAGACGGTCCTCGTCCTGATCGCATTGAAGATCACGACGATGAAGATATAGATAACACCGCGTCCGAGGCACAAGCTGCCTCGGACGGCGGTGATTCTAATGAAGAAGAACAGGAACCTTCCGATTCTGTTACTCTGACTGATCGCATAGACGCGATGGAAGATGAGGACGAAGAAGACGAGGAAGAAGAGGCTATGACCCTCTTGCAGCACCTTGATGAACTGCGTGTGCGCTTAAAGCGTATCAGCTTTGCTATCATCATCGGCTGTCTTGCCTGTTACAGCTTTGCCGAGCAGCTTTTTGACTATCTGGTTCTGCCGATGGTTGCTGTAATGCCGGATCAAAGCTCTTTCATCTACACAGCGCCGCACGAAGCGTTTGTGACCTACCTTAAAGTAGCTGCACTGGCAGGCTTTTTTGTTTCCAGTCCATACATTTTCTATCAAATTTGGGCATTTATTGCACCGGGACTCTACGAAGAAGAGCGCAAGTACATTGTACCAATCGCATTCTTCTCTGCTGCCTGTTTTATCGGCGGCGGCGCATTTGCCTACTTTGTAGTATTCCCGTTTGCTTTTGAATTTTTCATGAGCTTCAACACTGGCAACATTCAAGCTATGCTCAAGCTGAACGAATATTTAAGTTTCTCGATGAAGCTTATCTTCGCCTTCGGCCTTGTGTTCGAAATGCCGCTGTTTGCCTTGTTCCTGAGCAGATTAGGACTTGTTACAGCAACTATGATGCGTAAAGCACGTAAGTTTGCTATACTATTCTCATTTGTTCTGGCCGCTCTTCTTACGCCACCGGATGTTGTATCCCAGCTTCTTATGGCGGGACCATTGATGATTCTTTATGAAATCTCAATTGTCATCGCTGCTGTCTTCGGTAAAAAGCGCCGTTCTGAGAAAGAAAGCGACGATAGCGAAGACGATGATGAAGCAGTGGCTGAGTCTTAA
- the tatB gene encoding Sec-independent protein translocase protein TatB has protein sequence MFGIGTTEILVILVVALIVLGPKSLPKVARTLGKGLAEFRRVSTDFQRTINTEIALDDHAKEKKVAEKKIFGEENSKVEAAPAPEPATEPATEPSTPDSTGNLAVAPDNAEAQPIAENADKKTEKEQA, from the coding sequence ATGTTTGGAATCGGTACTACTGAAATACTGGTTATTCTTGTTGTAGCACTTATTGTGCTGGGTCCTAAGAGTTTGCCAAAAGTGGCTCGTACACTTGGGAAAGGTCTTGCGGAATTTCGTCGTGTATCTACAGACTTTCAGCGTACTATCAACACTGAAATCGCTTTAGATGACCACGCAAAAGAGAAAAAAGTTGCTGAAAAGAAAATTTTCGGTGAAGAAAACTCTAAAGTAGAAGCAGCACCTGCTCCTGAACCGGCTACTGAACCGGCTACTGAGCCATCAACTCCGGACTCTACCGGAAACCTTGCAGTAGCTCCTGATAATGCAGAAGCACAGCCAATAGCTGAAAATGCTGACAAGAAGACCGAGAAGGAACAGGCGTAA
- the guaA gene encoding glutamine-hydrolyzing GMP synthase: protein MDALSKVIIVDYGSQFTQLIARRVREAGVYSEIHPCIVTAEEVKAMNPSAVILSGGPSSVGDVDAPTLDMGLLELGVPVLGICYGMQLLAQNMGGQLASSETREYGPADFNMTADCPLFADLNREESLRVWMSHGDQVKAVPPCFEVIGSTETLEVAAMACAEKNIYALQYHPEVHHSEGGDIMINNFLFKIAGIKPDWTMSGFIDSVIKDCQDTVGPEGKVVCGLSGGIDSTVVAVLLNKAIGHRLHCIFVDNGLMRQNEVEEVSSYLREHFDLNLTVVDARERFLSKLVGVEDPEKKRKLIGYEFIEVFDEEATRIDNVKFLAQGTLYPDVIESISHKGPSAVIKSHHNVGGLPEDMELKLIEPLRELFKDEVRKVAIELGMPDSVVWRQPFPGPGLAIRIIGEITDERLTILRKADKIVQNELTASGWYRKVWQGFAVLLPLKTVGVMGDDRTYENVIALRIVDSVDAMTADWARLPSELLEKISSRIINEVNGINRVVYDISSKPPSTIEWE from the coding sequence AGAAGTCAAAGCAATGAATCCTTCCGCTGTGATTCTTTCCGGTGGTCCTTCAAGCGTAGGCGACGTTGACGCTCCTACTCTTGATATGGGTCTGCTTGAACTCGGCGTACCAGTACTCGGTATCTGCTACGGCATGCAGTTGCTCGCTCAAAACATGGGTGGCCAGCTTGCAAGCTCTGAAACCCGTGAATACGGCCCAGCAGATTTCAACATGACTGCAGACTGCCCTCTCTTTGCTGACCTCAACCGTGAAGAATCCTTACGTGTATGGATGTCTCACGGCGATCAGGTTAAAGCTGTTCCGCCTTGCTTCGAAGTTATCGGTTCTACCGAAACCCTCGAAGTTGCAGCAATGGCATGCGCTGAGAAAAACATCTACGCGCTTCAGTACCACCCGGAAGTACATCACTCCGAAGGTGGCGACATCATGATCAACAACTTCCTCTTCAAGATCGCAGGCATCAAACCAGACTGGACTATGTCCGGCTTTATTGATTCTGTTATCAAAGATTGTCAGGACACTGTTGGCCCTGAAGGCAAAGTAGTTTGTGGCCTCTCCGGCGGCATTGACTCTACCGTTGTTGCTGTTCTTCTGAACAAAGCAATCGGTCACCGTCTCCACTGCATCTTTGTTGACAACGGCCTCATGCGTCAGAACGAAGTTGAAGAAGTTTCCAGCTACCTGCGCGAACACTTCGACCTCAACCTCACTGTTGTTGACGCACGCGAACGCTTCTTGTCTAAACTTGTAGGCGTTGAAGATCCTGAGAAAAAACGTAAACTCATCGGTTACGAATTCATCGAAGTATTTGATGAAGAAGCAACTCGCATCGATAACGTTAAATTCCTTGCACAGGGTACACTCTACCCTGACGTAATCGAATCTATCTCTCACAAAGGCCCTTCTGCAGTAATCAAAAGCCATCACAACGTTGGCGGCCTGCCTGAAGATATGGAACTTAAACTCATCGAGCCGCTTCGCGAGCTTTTCAAAGATGAAGTACGTAAAGTTGCTATCGAACTCGGCATGCCTGATTCCGTAGTTTGGCGTCAGCCTTTCCCTGGTCCAGGCCTTGCCATCCGCATTATCGGTGAAATCACCGATGAACGTCTCACTATTTTGAGAAAAGCAGACAAAATCGTACAGAACGAGTTGACTGCATCCGGATGGTATCGCAAAGTGTGGCAGGGCTTTGCTGTTCTGCTGCCGCTTAAGACTGTTGGGGTTATGGGCGACGACAGAACCTATGAAAACGTTATTGCCCTTCGAATTGTGGATAGTGTAGATGCTATGACAGCGGATTGGGCACGCCTTCCTTCTGAACTTCTGGAAAAAATTTCCAGCCGTATCATCAATGAAGTTAATGGCATCAACCGCGTTGTATATGACATCTCATCCAAGCCACCGAGCACTATCGAGTGGGAATAA